TATTGATGCCGGCGCTTATCCAAGGCCCTAAACAACCTGGCAACGATGAACGAGCACGCCACTGGAATGCGAAGCAGCAAGGAAAGTCTCTATGAAAGCAACAGCATAGACGCAAGCAGAAGCAGAGAAATAGGAAGTCGTTTTGCGTGTTTGGATCCAGAGACTAATTTTTAGTCCGCGTCATATTGGATGACACATGTTTACTGTGacacaaaattttcaaattatggactaattaagtTTAACTAGCCTATCATTATAAAAGTAAGGtgtatagctaataattatagtTAGCTATATTATGCCCTCTTTTATCGATTagatattctaacacatacttgtgtttgatatatttaattgaactatttgtttgtataaatttgtttgtaaattgatattcttatctcttatATCATACATGGTGACATATATCTAGGTAGTATTTTTctataaacaataatataaataataaaagaaatagaattttatattggtgcattttaatattttattataaatatatatttaatttagGTTCAGATTTAGGAGTTACTTTAACTTTTGATAATGGTATAATTGAATAATTtacatgcaaatttagggggttatctaTATTATTTTTGTAATGGTATATGTAGGTAATTTACACAAGATTAGGAAATACTTTAGAGTTTTTTTAGTAATGACAGATGTGGATAATTTAAATACATGTTTATGAgattatttagtttatttttataatggtagagttaatttattaaaaaaataacagaTTTATAACTATTATGGCCAGAGTTGTCGTATGGACAGATATTTATGTTTTAAAAGTGTCAACTTATGATTCTAGATGGCTGTATCGGGGAGGTTTTAAAGGAGGCTGATCCAAACGGCTGCCACCAGCCCGATCCAAACGGCTGCCGTATGTTCGCACTCGCAGTCAAGTCGTCGGCCTGCCACTAGGCCTGCCATAATTGAAGACGGAGCAAGAGCGTCGGGCGTTCGCACTGCCAATCAAATTCAACAGCTGTCGCCGCTGCCACAACCTCTCCTGTTCTCGCTCTCGCAGCAGTACGGCTGCCTGGCTGGAGGATCTGGGCTGGGCCTCCGCGGCTCCGATCCGCTCTCACCGTCACCTGGCTCATCTTGCTTCTATCACGCCGGGGACGCAGGCCACACGCAACCATCGTTCGAGACCCAGCGCGCCGGCCGGGCCCTCCTGGGTCCTggctcctgctcgccgccgcgcggaggagcaggggccgtTGAACCGTTCACGGCGGCGCGTCCGGCCGGGTGCTCTTCGGTGACCTCGGATTCTGCGCTCTGTCCACCGGAAGCAGTCGACATCTCAGGCGATCCGCTCCAGGGTGAAGCTCTATCTGCTCTCACTGTCTCAAATCCAAATTAAAGCAGGCATCACCTCTCTCCTTAACATTCGATCTGGAACATTGAGAGATTCTGAAACCTCACCTTGCACTTGCAGGTAGCTAGCTAGTCGGTAGTACAACAATGGAGGTTGTAGGTGTTACCACGGGAGTGATGAAGCCGCTCCTGGCCAAGCTCACCAAGCTGCTGGGCGAAGAGTACGCCAAGCTCAAAGGTGCTCGCAAGCAGATCGAGTTCTTGAGAGATGAGCTGAGCGCCATGAGTGCCACTCTCGAGGTGCTCGCAGATGCGGAGCAGCTCAACCCTGAAAGGAGGCTCTGGAGGGACAAGCTACGCGAGCTGGCCTATGACCTGGAAGATTGCATCGATGGCTTCATGGCTCGTGTTGACGACGGCCGTGATGGGCCTACGGGCTTCATCAAGAAATGCTCCCGCAAGCTAAAGAAACTGAAAGCGCGCCATGATATTGCCAATCAGATCCAAGAACTCAAGGCCTATGTAATGGAGGCCAGCGAGAGGCACAAGAGGTACAATTGCTTGGAGATCCCTTCCAACTCTAGTACTTATTGTGCTGTTGACCCTCGGCTGGCCGCGCTCTATGTGGAGATAGATGAGCTAGTCGGAATTGATGGTCCCAAGAAGCATATCATTGAGTGGTTATCCATGGAAAAGAAAGCCTCTTCAGCAGCACCTAAAGTCCTCTCAATTGTTGGTTGCGGAGGCCTTGGTAAGACAACTCTTGCAAATCAAGTCTACAAAAATGTAAAAGGCCAGTTTTCTTGTGCTGCTTTTCTCTCGCTTTCTCGAAATCCTGATATCAAAAAGATATTGCTAAAGAAGTCGATATTGCCAACAATATATTGGACGATGACGAGAAGCAACCCATTGATAAACTCAGGGAACACCTCGAGGATAAAAGGTAAGCCCAGTCATCTATCTGTTGGGGGATTGATAATTTTTTTGGCAACTATATGAAACAGAACTGCAAGCTCTACTTCCTGATTATAATAAAAAAGAGTATATAGGGGCCCATTTATTATTAATCAGCATGCCTCCCTAATAACctattttcttccttttttgtAAGCTCATTAAACAATCATTAAAGTTTATATTTGAGTAAATTGGAAAAATTTGTGCAACTATTTGCACCTATAGAGAATATTACAACTTTTGAGACAAGTTTTATAGAACTAAATTATCTAATCCCCTAATAACACAAATTTACAGCATTTCCACAAATCTACAactatctttctttttttacgTAATACAAAGCGATAGTTTTGTGTCAAATACGCCCGCGCACACTTACCCTTATGAGCACAATACACACCTTTACGAGCACAACACACACAAGTTATCCCTGTAAATGTGTCCAATTGAGATTGATAATTGAGATTGAGGAACTCATCACCTGGGTCTCATTGTCGTGTTGGTTGCATAAGTCTCCATtataacgaacatggcaccattcatgccatttcaagtgattttggtgatcgaatgacaacgcaatcaatgggactaatggttttgttaagtgaacattacTAGGTCCcaaggatgaagtaaaaaggccatacaaagcaaaacacgaagaaagaaccgaaagcgatcgggtgctctagcctaagagggggagggggtgaattaggcactattaaaaaccttaacctatggctccaactagtttgcacaaaacttaaactaaaacaagctatctagatgtgcaactacagttcaccttagtgtgtaaccctcatcccaaaagagttttacaacctatagccaatcctagcaagatactacactaaaaaagtaaaggcatacaagttGCAATAAgaaatacggaagcttaaagagaggggtgagaggaagcgaactctcgacacgaggatttatcccgtggttcggattgctataaaggcgcccctacgtccacattgttgaagcactcacgaagagtatcgcttcccggcaatcaagtctcttccgggaacacaatcacggtcaccttgatcccaatcttcactaagggagattgcccatgaaggaggggtctccgtcccccgcacaatgttgtcgacgccgctccacaccaagccggagggtcgtagacttgccggcgagcctataaagctccaaggaggccggcgcaccgtgATACAACTTTGGTTCACTTTAGAACcatagcacaaggatctaaaccttgcttgatcactcactcaagagctaacctagcactaacactcacaaaacttgtgctaaggactaaggatttgatctttatgctcttggatggcttggaggtgttcttggatgtgtatgagatgtcttgggactccagcaatcttcaaatggccggggtgaggcgtatatataggccaccaagtcttgtagccgttgctccaacggtcagtagAAAACAGCATAACATCGGATGAACCAATGCCTCTGCCTTgggtggcgtcggttcatccggtcactctcagacccgaagtagccgttgagcttctaaCGCACTGTCTGCGACACCATCGGTTTAATCGATGACtgtgtgtcggttaaaccggtcactcacagtactcaactagccgttggacctctttctttcctgctgacgtcattacaccggtgctatgctccgatgcatcaccggttcaaccggtgctgaaggcgtggCTCCTATGCGcttaacatcgtctctggaacataatatattgaatgcaccgatgcctctcatGACACCgtcagttcatccggtgcttcacttctttcttcacttgatctccagaggcgcacagacttgtgccaaagccagggcgtcggattttccgacaaccatcggatgcaccgatgctatggcatcggttcttccggtgctactgattttagtagaactcgtccaattcagtgtttctttgagttctttcttcgtgttatgctttgtatggcctttttacttcatccctgggatctagaaatgttcacttaacaaaaccattaatcccattgattgtgttgtcacacaatcactaaaatcactcgaaatagcataaatggtgccatgttcattacaagaactcaaagaaacactgaattggatgagttctactgaaatcagtagcaccggaagaatcgatgcctaagcatcggtgcattcgatgtttgtcggaagatccgacgccctgcattggtgcaagactgagcgcctccggagatcaagtgaagaaagaagtgaagcaccggttgaaccgacggtgtcaagtcaagcatcggtgcaatcaacgtactatgttccagagatgttgtcaagcgtgcagcagccaagccttcagcaccggatgaaccgatgccccatcggagcAAGCGTCGGTGTAATGATGTCAGCAAGGAGCAATGGCTATCTGCGGATCAAGTGTCactggaagaaccgacgcctatgCATCGGTTTAACAGATggtccctgaaggtgctgcggctgtgtcagagaagccaacggctagtttcagcttgtgagtgaccggaagaaccgatgcagaagcaccggaagttccgatgcccatgcagaaaagctgctaacggctagttcgcttggaggcctatatatatgagctccccgggccatttgaagcttgctggagttgctggacatcccacacacacccaagaacacctccaagccatacaagagctcattgatcatatccttaggttttagcattagctttgtaaagtgtgagtgctagattagctcttgagtgagtgaacaagcaaggttgagatcctcGTGGccggttctagagtgaaccacacttgtattacagtgcgccggccccttggagcaattggtggctcgctgacaagtcaacgaccctccggcttggtgtggagcggcgtcgatgacattgtgcgggggacggagacccctccttcgtgggcaatctccctgaGTGAAGATTgggatcaaggtgactgtgattgtgttcacatatgagacttgattgccgggaagcgatactcttcgtgagtgcttcaataaCATGGAcataggggcgcctttgtggcaatccgaaccacgggataaatcgtcgtgtcgagagttcgcttcctttcatccctctctttaagcttccgcatttcatattgcaacttgtgtgcttttactcttttagtgtagtatcttgctaggattggctataggttgcaaaactcttttgggatgagagttacacactaaggtgaactgtagttgcacatctagatagcttgttttagtttaagttttgtgcaaactagttggagccataggttaagattttaattgtgcctaattcaccccctccctctcttagcCTAGAGCACCCAATCGCTTTCATCCATACAAGAAATCTAATTGACTATGCTACTTGGTTCGTGAATCAGGCATGTTTTGGAGCAATAGTGTGTGGCTAGACACTTTCTTTCTAGAATATTAGTAGAGTAAATTTCCTCACTGCCACTGGAATTTATATAGATCCCCTCATTACCACATCAAAAATTTTCACTTCCCTTCACTGTTCTGAATTTGCATTTCCTTAGTTACCATTTACACTAAAATCTGTTAACTAACTATTAAGTTGGCACACGCCATCAACGGTCATGAGTGTCTCCCTGGCCGTCGTGGTCCTGGAACCAATGACCATGGGGCAGCAGTCCACAGCGCACCTCGGTCACGTGCTGTGGGCTGCGTCCCCAGCATTGACACACCAGGAGCTCGCCGCTAAGATCCTCGACCACCGCCGCATCCACTCCTCTCGGTGCAATGCTGGTCCGCCATTGCGCGCGCCACCCATCTGCTCGTATTATTACTAGACTAAGTTTGTCTAGGATTCCATCATATTACTTCGTCAGGAATATGTCCAGATAGCTCAATTATTTCCTCGTCATACGCTCATGCATGTTTCAGAGCATTGTAATGCGACAAAAGACTAAGACTCTTCTACTTAGAACATAGACGAAGctttttgaaaataaaactaAGCAAGCCTATGCTGATATCACTGCTAGAAAAAAGCGCATAAGTACCGGGCGGGAACCCCAGTTAGTACCGGGCGCCCGCCCGGTACCGCCTGGCCGGTACTAAGTGGGCcgccacttagtaccggtcaggccgcccggtactaaaggtgcactttagtaccggtcggtgttaccaaccggtactaaatgccttttttttcttttctgctttACCATTTTTTGGGTTTCAACTAATTCATAGTCGTATATATTTGCGTATTCATATTCGGGTACGTCTGCATATTCACATTCTAGCACATCTGCGTATTCGTATATATTCGTATCTAGCATACAATTGAATACCTTTATTATAATTacataaacttgaaatattatatatacttctaatataaatatattaataataaactcaagattcataatatatttacaagTCGTCGTGCACATAAGTTTTGTCTGACAAATTTTTACAAGATACTAAGGGTCTTTAGGCGCCTCATCATCGCTGATGTCCTTATTCGGATCCGCTCGACCCACACTTATCCTAGGATTCGCATAAAATTCTCCAGTTGGATTTATGACCTCATCTAGGAGGAATCCACAAATTGATTCTTGAATTGCTTTGATTCTTTCTGGTTGGATGAGGGCATTCTCCATGCAAGAAATCTGTCAAGTGCAAACACCGATATTTTGAATTAGTACCTAGACGGAACTAAATGCAAGTAATTATTCATAATGTTGTTCTACGTACATTGAATTCATGTTGTGATATCGAGCTGCGGCAGCAAAAATCCATCATGTTGTCACAAACGTAGTAGCCACATAGGTTGTTTCATTCCGCCTATCTcaaaatacatacatacatacatacatacatacatacatacatacatacatacatacatacatacatacatacatacatacatacatacatacatacatacatacatatatgggTTATGAAATATTGATGTTGATTAAAGAAACGacagtagatgtgcgatatgtaTTCGTACCGGCCAGTTAGTTGCGAATTCTAGCGGGGCTGGAGGTGACGATATTCCTATATGTTTTTGGAGGAAGCGAGCCCATACTTTTTGGATGATGTTTATGAGGTCTTGGTAATAATATGTTGGCTTCCTCAAGGAGTCGTACACCTGAACTCGGCATCTATCGATCTCGATAATAAGAAGGATCTAGTGAAACCTGTTTCATGCACATATATGTATAAGAAATGttggatatatatacacatatatacagtgaagtcaagaaaaaagataaagaactcACTCGAAGTTGTACGGAAGCAGAATGAATTGACAAGTATTCTGCTTATGCAAGGCCCTGAGTATGTTGTTCTCGGTCTGATTAGGCCATTTCCTGACACTCTCCTCATGTATATTACATGGGTCTATGAAGCCGACATGATATATCCCTTTTCTCTGGCATTCTTGAACCTTCATCCTACATGATTAAAAATGAAGGAAGAGGATGAGAAAACACATACTTAGTAGAGCTATGGTACTATATACAAATGGTAGGATGAAGTACACTTACATACAAAATACACAGAGGAGagacttgtctagggcgtcttgatggtACAGATCATAAAGATTTtgaaaataaatccatatgtcATCCAACCCCCGATGGAAATGCCTATCTTGTATTCGGGCACGAAAACATACATCCTTCGATGCACTTGCTTTCATATACCATGCATGCAACTCACGCATCCTAGTTGGTAGTCGGAATCAACTCTTCTCACATAAGAGGTTCCCCCAACACGAAAGGTTTTTTATTTGCCCCTGGGTGAACCTCGATTGGAGACTCTTCGAgcagctgagcttttgtgaggccGATTTCCAGCACAAACTGAGCAGTAGCTGCATCCTGGTCGGAGAGGTCTTTGAGCGGGGGCATCGATTGCTTTGACTGTTGTCCGAGCTGGGGAACTTGGTTGCGCAGACGGTTTCTTGGCTTCTCCCAGGACTTTGTGATTTGGCGGTCGTAGTCCGATAGGGGTGCGCTGTACTTTGGTTGGAGTAAAGATCTGAAGTATTTCTATTCTGCCTCTGACCATTGATGCACCGGTGGAGGCTTTTTTGGCGCGAAATGAGCTCTGACTTGCTCGCGCACAGTTTCATCCAATTCCTCCTGAGTCTTATGGTATGCTAACTTCGGTGGTGGaggcttttctttcttcttcttgggaGTGTTCCTCTTCTTAGGAGGCGGCGCGACCTTTGTGCTCTTCCTCGCCTtcggagacggtggcggtgggacTGAAGGCTTCGCGCTCTCCTTCTTCACCTTCGGAGGCGGTGACGGTGGGACCCAAGGCCCTGAGCTGGCACTTGAGTCCCTTGCATCATCGGGAGCCCTACTGGGACTCTTTTCTGCTGCCGGTGCTGTTCTTGGAGCCGGACTGGGACTCCTTTGTGGTGCCGATGGTGATCTCGGAGCTGGACTAGGACTCTTATGTGCTGCCGGTGGTGATCTCGGAGCTGGACTCTGACTGGGACCTCTTTGGGCTGCTGATGTATCGGCAAATTGTATCCCAGAGGCCAATCGTATGTACCGCTTGTTCCAACAGATTCATGTGTGTACGGCGTATCCGAGTTCCTCTTCTCCGtcgcctccagggatctcgaggtcgaggtcttcccatcctggCTCGACTTGATCGACCATGACCCTAGCATATCCTTCCGGAATCGGCCTGCCATGAATTGTTCCACCTTGGACAGACACTTCAGTAATGACGTGTACGACCAGTTTGATCGTTTTCCTTTGCTGATACAGAAGCTCGCAAGGTGTCCTCATGCTAATGTCATCCACCAGGTAATGTTCTAACTCGTCCGCAACCACTGTAGGTTGACCTCCGGCTGGGTGCTCCATGGAAGCGGCGCTGCTACAGCGTTGCGAGCCGGGGCTGCTCTCCAAATTGGCGGCTAATCTGGCTTCTTGTTGGTGTGCCTGGCTGCTACCTGCCATTACCCCTTCAATCGAAGCTATCCTCTATTCCAGGGCACGCATCTTATCTTCCTGTTCAGCCTTCTTCCTGGGATCTCGAAGCTATCCTCTATTCCAGAGCACGCATCTTATCTTCCTGTTCAGCCTTCTTCCTGTTCAGCGTATCCGAGTTCCTCTTCTCCGTCACCTCCAaggatctcgaggtcgaggtcttcccatccaGGCTCGACTTGATCGACCATGACCCTAGCATATCCTTCCGGAATCGGCCTGCCATGAATTGTTCCACCTTGGACAGACACTTCAGTAATGACGTGTACGACCAGTTTGATCTTTTTCCTTTGCTGATACAGAAGCTCGCAAGGTGTCCTCACGCTAATGTCATCCACCAGGTAATGTTCTAACTCGTCCGCAACCACTGTAGGTTGACCTCCGGCTGGGTGCTCCATGGAAGCGGCGCTGCTATAGCGTTGCGAGCTGGGGCTGCTCTCCAAATTGGCGGCTAATCTGGCTTCTTGTTGGTGTGCCTGGCTGCTACCTGCCATTACCCCTTCAATCGAAGCTATCCTCTATTCCAGGGCACGCATCTTATCTTCCTGTTCAGCCTTCTTCCTGGATCGGCTTCGTAGGTCACAATGTCagcactgaagccatgcttccatggaactacaccCATACCTCgcacacgtcctgtgtgttcTGGTGTCCCGAGAGCGTATGTCAGCTCATCTttctctctatccggcttgaAACTGCCTTGggacacggcctttagtgccTCATCCATCCTGTTGGCCGCTTCTCTTATGGCGTCGCTAGTAATAAGCGAGCCATCTTCCGGGTTTAGGgtgcctccatgagcgtagaagaAATGCTTTGCTTGCTGCGGCCAGTCGAAAGTCGCCAGTACGATTCCCCTTGCAGTGAGGTCGTCTTCCATTTTCTGCCATTTGGGGATCGCTGTCGAATaacctccttgcccaagatgatgaaAGTGTATCTTCTTGCTTGCGTTCTCATTGGCTTGTGATGTCCTTTTCTCGCTGGTCTCGCACAGTTTGTactgcacaaatgcatcccaaaaaGGATGTTGCTTCTTGAAGTGCTTCTCAAAGTCTGGCACGCGGCCCTTCTTTATGTAGTCTTTGTTCAAGTTCTTCTTGAATGTCTGGAAAgaaatagccatcttcttcatgacccaatccttaaagaTTTCTTTTTTGTCCTCTGGGAAATTGAAGTGTTGTTTGACATCTGTCCATAGCATTTGCTTCTCTGTTTCAGGGACGATGTCAGCATCATTATCTGTGCTTTTGGTTTTCTTCCAGAGCTTAAAGCTAATGGGGATGTTCTCCCTATCATAACATCCGCACTGATTCACCACAGTCGTCTTAACCCCCTTGGGAGACTTGGGTTCCCCATCCGTGTGCAACGAGGTGATCGTGGTACGGCCCTCCATCTTTTTCTTCGAGCCTCGTTTATGTTTCGAGCTCTTCGATCCGGAAGCCTgaaattatatatatgtatatatgtaactACATGTTTGACATTCATAAGTCTCTCATATCCTGTGATCGATTTTCCGGTTACCTCGGGGATGTCATCTTCCACATgcattgtggcagaaccacctaaattatcccggctcaagtacGCTGgacatcaccataaaggcaacacaggctcaaatgcacttcaaacggaacaattcttggtctatcgggtaacgtcccgatacaaccaccggttctcggatcgaacaagcataccccgcacgaaggcgagtccagagatattacaaccatacatattttacaacacaggcatagtagtgattacaacatgtttcaaagtacttattacagatccaaacttagtaaaacattatacaagacataagttaaagttcagagttaaaaagcagcggaaagaaaacacgacggctacaacacgtcgcaaaagtataccaagctagcccaagcaaggtatcactcgtcagggtcattgccggccgaagacggatcccattctacggaccagctaggaggcaaagagcagggccaagacagactagcgatctggtcctcaaaactcatacctgaaaaaggtttcaacaacaaggctgagtattctaatacttagcaagacttaaccgtcaacgggtttACTTAGCCCACCTAgttagactatgcagggttttgtaaggctttggtttccttttgctgaaaagcaataaagtgtaggtccttacttcacattttagctttccatattctagttgattaaccattctatgtaagcaactaatcctatccaaccatggtagaactttagtcaaacatcaagattgatcataataatgttgctcctATTACTCTGTgtagcaaagggatcaagcagtcccaaaccgtgggaagcagacgattcgaatcgaatttgttaacctggccaggcagacctaacacacacgtttggaacaccgtcgggtcattcccaaacaaccgtttacctttcattccggcttgtggacagTGTCACTCTCCCGACTACAtggcaccaacctcgtccctggACCCGTgctgttgcgcaacataaacataaataaaacctatctctaagagagagtgaaaggtatatccactccccggtccgattggctactagg
The Panicum virgatum strain AP13 chromosome 6N, P.virgatum_v5, whole genome shotgun sequence genome window above contains:
- the LOC120680214 gene encoding disease resistance protein PIK6-NP-like gives rise to the protein MEVVGVTTGVMKPLLAKLTKLLGEEYAKLKGARKQIEFLRDELSAMSATLEVLADAEQLNPERRLWRDKLRELAYDLEDCIDGFMARVDDGRDGPTGFIKKCSRKLKKLKARHDIANQIQELKAYVMEASERHKRYNCLEIPSNSSTYCAVDPRLAALYVEIDELVGIDGPKKHIIEWLSMEKKASSAAPKVLSIVGCGGLGKTTLANQVYKNVKGQFSCAAFLSLSRNPDIKKILLKKSILPTIYWTMTRSNPLINSGNTSRIKGKPSHLSVGGLIIFLATI